A window of Zingiber officinale cultivar Zhangliang chromosome 5A, Zo_v1.1, whole genome shotgun sequence contains these coding sequences:
- the LOC121981030 gene encoding 60S ribosomal protein L37-3-like: protein MGKGTGSFGKRRNKTHTLCVRCGRRSFHLQKSRCGSCGYPAARIRKYNWSVKAIRRKTTGTGRMRYLRHVPRRFKNNFREGTEAAPRKKTVAAAV from the exons ATG GGGAAGGGAACGGGAAGCTTTGGAAAGCGGAGGAACAAGACCCACACTCTTTGCGTCAGGTGCGGCCGGAGGAGCTTCCACCTCCAGAAGAGCCGGTGCGGTTCATGCGGCTACCCTGCTGCACGAATCCGCAAGT ATAATTGGAGTGTGAAGGCAATTAGAAGAAAGACTACAGGGACTGGAAGGATGAGATATCTTCGCCATGTGCCGCGCCGGTTCAAGAACAACTTTAGAGAAG GTACTGAAgcagcaccaaggaagaagactGTTGCTGCAGCTGTCTAA